AGAaatgatttatttataatataattaagatGTAGCAATTTTGTATCATGATAtagtatttataatataattaagatGTAGCAACTTTTGAAATTGGTGTCATATTTTCAGTCAAATTAAACAGTGGAAATTGagatataaatttttaattagaagaaaagaagagatgaatgATTTCTTAGGTTGATGGATACACATGAAAAGAAGCTCACATTCCTCACGCCATTTGCCTCACCCAAAAGCTAAACAAGTGGGCATCAAGTATAAAACTTGGCTTAACTAGTCAAAGGTAGAGACCATGCCATCCTCCATTACATGTTGTTGCATGATTAGGTCAAACTTTATTCCATTTGGGATGATGAGTTCCATATCTTCTATCTTTTACCAGTTCAAATTAGATATATACAATATGAACATCAAGGCCTTCAGTAGTAAACATTAACTTGGACCTCACCATTTTGAATTGATAGTTCAGACTCATCAAATTAAGAGGTCCTTTAgtatctactatatatatatatatatatataatagaaggCTAATCCAAGTCTTCTTTTTCTGGACCAACCACAAGTGTTTTGGTTAAAGCAAAAGGTAGAGGATTAAAGTTGGCATGGGATTCCATTGGATTTTGTCTCTGATGTGACTTCTCTGCTTTAGGGAAACCAGAATGGCCCAGAGAGCCTGTTCTTGCTGTTTGACTGGGAGTAGAAGCATCATAGCTTTGGGGATGTTCTAAGACGAGCTTTGCATTTTTGTGGTGCGTTCATGGCTCAAATGTAAGAGTTATGCCTGTTGAGACATGATCAGAAAAGCTGTTCCGAGAATTTCCTTGTTGTCCAGACTGAGAACAAAAACCGGGCAGAGAAAGTTCTTGCTCAGAGTGAAGCAGCAGATCCTCGAGCAAACTCATAAATCTTGGAACTTGCTCCAGTGTTGTTGTTGCCTGCAGCACCAGGATCAGATCCTGAAGAAGTCTTCTTCTTTTGAGGATTCAAAGAGGGGGTTGAAAGCACTGTGTTTGAAGCGAGCTAAAGGAGTGAGAGGTGGAGTCAAGAAAGGAGGGGAAGAGGGAGGGGTCAAGTATGGGGGGGTGTCTGAACGATCGAACGAATCACTCCAGCTCTTTTTGCCTCCGGACCTTACATCCTCTGACTCCAAATCCTCCTTGCTCTCCTCGTTAATGGTGAAGAGAAACCTCGGAGGGCCTGCAAGGCTATGGAGCCTCATGAGCTCAGCCTCCACAGTGTCATCATCTCCATTGCTAGAGCTCGACTGGACCCGCAGTTGTCCCTCCTCGGAGCAAGCAGCTACGTCCACTGTGGCGGAGATCTCTTGGGGGTTGACTTCTGTGGAACTTGGAACAGATGGCTTCCTCCAGCAGAAGAGATGAAGCAGCTCTCTGGCCCTGCTAGAGCTCGAGTGGAGCTGCAGCTGCAGTTGTCCCTCCTCGGAGCAAGCAGCTACATCCACTGTGGCGGAGATCTCTTGGGGGTTGACTTCTGTGGAACTTGGAACAGATGGCTTCCTCCAGCAGAAGAGATGAAGCAGCTCTCTGGCCCTGCTAGAGCTCGAGTGGAGCTGCAGCTGCAGTTGCCCCTCCTCGGAGCAAGCAGCTACATCCACTGTGGCGGAGATCTCTTGGGGGTTGACTTCTGTGGAACTTGGAAAAGATGGCTTCCTCCAGCAGAAGAGATGAAGCAGCTCTCTGGCCCTGCTAGAGCTCGAGTGGAGCTGCAACTGCAGTTGTCCCTCCTCGGAGCAAGCAGCTACATCCACTGTGGCGGAGATCTCTTGGGGGTTGACTTCTGTGGAACCGGGAAAATATGGCTTCCTCCAGCAGAAGAGATGAAGCGGCTCTCTGGCCCTGCTAGAGCTCGAGTGGAGCTGCAACTGCAGTTGTCCCTCCTCGGAGCAAGCAGCTACATCCACTGTGGCGGAGATCTCTTGGGGGTTGACTTCTGTGGAACCGGGAAAAGATGGCTTCCTCCAGCAGAAGAGATGAAGCAGCTCTCTGGCCCTGCTAGAGCTCGAGTGGAGCTGCAACTGCAGTTGTCCCTCCTCGGAGCAAGCAGCTACATCCACTGTGGCGGAGATCTCTTGGGGGTTGACTTCTGTGGAACCGGGAAAAGATGGCTTCCTCCAGCAGAAAAGATGAAGCAGCTCTCTGGCCCTGTTAGTTCTCGTCTTCCACCAAAATAAATAGGACAGCTCTGCAACGAGAGCCAAGAACAAGCAACCTGAGATTAGGCTCAAAGCAATGCCCAGACCGGTCAAAGATCGCATTTTTTAGTCAGAACGACATGCCCAGGGTCAAATATCGATTGAAGAGTTGACCTTCTACGAAACCTGAAGCCAAACAGTACCAAGAATCTAAGAAACCAGAAGGAAAGGCGAGTGTATTATGAAGAAAGAACAGCAAGATACGAGTGCAAACTTACAGAAGCTACCCATTCTTGAAACCAATGCAAAGCAAAAACCAAAGGGACAATTTATAGGGGAGAAAGGAACTGATTGATCACCTGAGGAACATTAAATCTGGCAAGAAGACGACACCTCTGCCATCGAAACCACAATGCGAGGCCAACCGGACACGATCAATGATAAAGCTTGCATCTGCAACAATCGAATCGCAAAGATCCAAGCGATAGCCTCCTCGATCACTAGAAACCAACGCATCCAACAAGCAATCCATCGCAAAAGGTCGAGCACTTGTTGACACAGAGGTCACATGCTTGCAGGAGACATACATAGTAGCACAGATTGCACACATCGTGTGATAACAAGCAACAACAATCAGTGTCGTGTTCCATCTTCTGTCAACAAAAGTAGCTTCTCATAGGAGccgagcagagagagagagagagagagagagagagagagagagacttgcaTTTAATCAGGGCAGAAGAAAAGTGATAGCAAAATAACCAAGGACAGTAACCAAGACGCCAATTACTTTAAAACAAGAACGAATTAATCGACCTCCTCAATCTTTGGCCCCGCGCTGCTTCGACCAGTAGTTGGACCGTCTTCATCCATGCCACCAGCCATGTCGGCACCAGCACCCTGATACATCTTAGCAATGATGGGGTTGCAGATG
The window above is part of the Musa acuminata AAA Group cultivar baxijiao chromosome BXJ2-6, Cavendish_Baxijiao_AAA, whole genome shotgun sequence genome. Proteins encoded here:
- the LOC135615853 gene encoding uncharacterized protein LOC135615853, whose translation is MRSLTGLGIALSLISGCLFLALVAELSYLFWWKTRTNRARELLHLFCWRKPSFPGSTEVNPQEISATVDVAACSEEGQLQLQLHSSSSRARELLHLFCWRKPSFPGSTEVNPQEISATVDVAACSEEGQLQLQLHSSSSRAREPLHLFCWRKPYFPGSTEVNPQEISATVDVAACSEEGQLQLQLHSSSSRARELLHLFCWRKPSFPSSTEVNPQEISATVDVAACSEEGQLQLQLHSSSSRARELLHLFCWRKPSVPSSTEVNPQEISATVDVAACSEEGQLQLQLHSSSSRARELLHLFCWRKPSVPSSTEVNPQEISATVDVAACSEEGQLRVQSSSSNGDDDTVEAELMRLHSLAGPPRFLFTINEESKEDLESEDVRSGGKKSWSDSFDRSDTPPYLTPPSSPPFLTPPLTPLARFKHSAFNPLFESSKEEDFFRI